The DNA region GGCCAGGAGCAGGACGCTGAGCACCATGGCTTGCGCCGGACGCCTGCGCCCGAGCCCCTTGAGCTGCTCCCGGCTGGAGAGGTCGGAGACCTTCAGCCATAGGAAAGTCCCGCCGCTCATGAACAGATAAGCGCCCAGGTAGAAGAAGAGCGCGCCCGCCGCCGAGGCGGACTGCCCCTGCCGGGCCCAGGCGGCCACGGCCAGCATCATATAGCCCGCGTGAGAGATGGAGGAGTAGGCCAACAGCCGCTGCAGCCGCTGCTGGCGCAGGGCCACGGCCGCCCCGAACAGGATGGTCAGCGCCGCGGCCCAGGGCAGGACGGCCAGGACCGGCCCCTGGGAGAGCCCGGCCAGCCGCGCCAGCAGCAGCGCCGCCGCGGCCTTGAGGCCGGTGGAGAAGAATCCCGCCAGCTCCGGGTCCGAGGCCTCATACACGTCCGGCAGCCAGAAATGCAGGGGCACCGCGCCCAGCTTGAAGAGGGCCGCGGCGATCATCAGCGCCAGGCCCGCCTCTCCCATGACACCCGGCGCCGGGGCCAGGTCCAGGCTGCGGGCGGCGGAAAAATGCAGGGCCATCCCCATCAGGAAGAGCGCTCCGGCCGCGCTCCCGGCGAAGAAATACTTGACCGCCGCCTCCAAGGCCTGGGGGCAGCGCGAGCGCGCCACCAGCAGGTAGGCGGGCACGGACATCAGCTCCAGGCCGATGAAGAGCGCCAGGAGATTGCCGGCCGCCGCGATCAGCGCCATGCCGATGAGGCTGCCCAGGACCAGGGCCGGCGGCACCTCGTCGCCGGGGTCCATGATGTAGATGAGCGGCAGGGCGGCGGCGAGGAACACCATCTGCATGCTCCCGCCCAGGAGGTCGAGCCGGAACAACGGCGCCCTCACGGCCTCGGGGGCGACGCAGGAAAGGGCCAGGGCCAGCAGCACGGCCGCGGCCGCCAGAGCCTTGACGAGCCCGCAGGGAACGTGCCGCGCGGCCGTCGCGCCCATGCCGACCGCCAGCACGGCCAAAGCTCCGGCGGACAGCGCGGCCATGGGCCCCAGCAGCCCCAGCGCCGAGATCAGCGGGCTCATCGGACGGGCACCAACCCCAGGAGGAACGGCTCCAGGATGCGCAGCAAGGGAGCCGGATAGAGGCCGATGGCGAGCATCGCGCCGCAGAGCACCCAGAGCAAGGACGCCTCGCGGACGTCGAGGTCCGTGACCTTGCCGCTCACCGAAGCCTTGCCCGCGGGGCCCAGGAACACGGCCTGGAAAGCCGGCAGGGCGTAGGCCGCGGACAGGG from Elusimicrobiota bacterium includes:
- a CDS encoding proton-conducting transporter membrane subunit encodes the protein MSPLISALGLLGPMAALSAGALAVLAVGMGATAARHVPCGLVKALAAAAVLLALALSCVAPEAVRAPLFRLDLLGGSMQMVFLAAALPLIYIMDPGDEVPPALVLGSLIGMALIAAAGNLLALFIGLELMSVPAYLLVARSRCPQALEAAVKYFFAGSAAGALFLMGMALHFSAARSLDLAPAPGVMGEAGLALMIAAALFKLGAVPLHFWLPDVYEASDPELAGFFSTGLKAAAALLLARLAGLSQGPVLAVLPWAAALTILFGAAVALRQQRLQRLLAYSSISHAGYMMLAVAAWARQGQSASAAGALFFYLGAYLFMSGGTFLWLKVSDLSSREQLKGLGRRRPAQAMVLSVLLLALAGTPPTAGFAAKFLVFWEAFKAGLYAPLLLAGLGALVSLGYYLGMVRDMYFDEPVVELAAAPEALAPRALVTALAVCAVLLGLMPWLVDGLWAGAR